One genomic window of Solanum stenotomum isolate F172 chromosome 9, ASM1918654v1, whole genome shotgun sequence includes the following:
- the LOC125876784 gene encoding pentatricopeptide repeat-containing protein At1g71210, mitochondrial — MLVTIRQARQKTRALFNHPPYAQSAISKNTLLFYLFYSTNTPFAASSKAIPSYPYPFLPVSSNVLSTSRIGELQQKDVVLSFKEWFMTRKNPLFDQIFEILRTKDDITADISMSRFNLRLSEALILDVLNYEKNKDVLSCLKFFDWAGRQPGFHHTRSTFNAIFRILAKAKMMSLMAEFLDKYMKQRYFHKARFYNTLVIGYAVAGKPELALQLFGRMRFQGVDLDAFAYHVLLNALVEDGFYDGFEMVLKQIKFRGFEDAITHAIFVKSLCQQTELDRAEDYLRGLLRNGGVGLSGIVVANLVDALCKNKQFTRAASLVQEFRESGLVPMEQAYSVWIKDLAQAGELSEAVEFLKGKKLADGYVPDVFRYNSLVCRLLRENRLEEVYDLLMDMKNQDIIPDDVTMNVTLCFFCKVGMADVAVELYDSRAEFGLSVSSMTYNYLINTLLGDASVDEAYLVLKNAIQQGHFPGRRTFSIIADALCREGKLDRVKELVLASLERNCVPSDSTYNKFISALCRASRVEDGYLVHGALSRFDKVTSKTTYFDLISGFNKSSRGDIAARLLIEMQEKGHSPDRRLYRAVICCLCQMEDPDKLFYSLLEVQLSRHEPSCLVYNYFIDGAGHAGKPELARDVYEMMKRNGITPNLQSDILILQSYLKAGKIADALNYFRDLSNRRGLGRKLWNNMVVGLCKANKPGNAWNMFWEMRSTHLRPSMECYEELVKLLCSHRDYYKAILLVEDLMQVGRQVSSFIGNVLLLHSLQTHRVFSAWMHSRDLRNTKDHSLALGDLIKTFSGGSDLESDILQIEELIRQCFPLDIYTYNLLLRKLTISEMDLACNYFERLCKKGYEPNRWTYDILVHGFLKVGRSSEARRWMEEMFSKGFDLTEATKTFV, encoded by the coding sequence TTTTGTCAACTTCAAGAATCGGCGAATTGCAGCAGAAAGATGTTGTTTTATCCTTTAAGGAGTGGTTCATGACCAGAAAAAATCCACTCTTTGATCAGATCTTTGAGATATTACGAACCAAAGATGATATTACCGCTGATATATCAATGTCGAGATTCAATCTTCGACTCTCTGAGGCATTGATTCTTGACGTGTTAAACtatgagaaaaataaagatgtaTTGTCGTGTTTGAAATTCTTTGATTGGGCGGGTCGACAACCGGGTTTTCATCATACTCGTTCTACTTTTAATGCCATTTTCAGGATTTTAGCTAAGGCCAAAATGATGTCTTTGATGGCTGAGTTCTTGGATAAGTATATGAAGCAAAGGTATTTCCATAAAGCTAGGTTTTACAATACTTTGGTAATTGGGTATGCGGTGGCAGGCAAGCCTGAGCTTGCACTCCAACTGTTTGGTAGAATGCGGTTTCAGGGTGTTGATTTGGATGCATTTGCTTATCATGTGTTACTTAATGCTTTGGTGGAGGATGGATTCTATGATGGGTTTGAGATGGTTTTGAAGCAGATTAAATTTAGAGGTTTTGAGGATGCAATAACACATGCTATATTCGTTAAGAGTCTTTGCCAGCAAACAGAGCTGGATAGAGCTGAGGACTATCTTAGAGGGTTGTTGAGGAATGGAGGGGTAGGATTGAGTGGGATTGTCGTGGCTAATCTTGTGGATGCTTTATGTAAAAATAAGCAGTTCACAAGAGCTGCAAGTTTGGTGCAGGAATTTAGAGAGTCTGGTTTGGTTCCAATGGAACAGGCATATAGTGTGTGGATTAAGGACCTTGCTCAGGCTGGGGAGCTAAGTGAGGCAGTTGAATTCTTGAAAGGCAAGAAACTGGCTGATGGGTATGTCCCTGACGTTTTTCGCTATAACAGCTTAGTGTGTCGGCTTTTAAGAGAAAACAGGCTGGAGGAGGTTTATGACTTGTTGATGGACATGAAGAATCAAGATATAATACCTGATGATGTCACCATGAATGTAACTTTGTGCTTCTTCTGCAAGGTGGGGATGGCAGATGTTGCCGTCGAGCTATATGACTCGAGAGCAGAATTTGGCCTCTCTGTAAGCAGTATGACCTATAACTATCTTATAAATACTTTATTAGGTGATGCAAGTGTTGATGAAGCATATCTCGTGTTGAAGAATGCCATTCAACAAGGTCATTTCCCCGGTAGGAGGACATTTTCTATTATTGCTGATGCTCTTTGCCGAGAGGGGAAGCTTGATAGAGTGAAAGAGTTGGTTCTTGCTTCTCTGGAACGGAATTGCGTGCCCAGTGACTCAACCTATAACAAGTTCATATCAGCCTTATGTAGGGCCAGCAGGGTGGAAGATGGATACTTGGTACATGGAGCACTCAGCAGATTCGATAAGGTTACTAGCAAGACTACTTATTTTGACTTGATTAGTGGCTTTAACAAGTCAAGCAGGGGAGATATTGCAGCAAGATTGTTAATAGAAATGCAAGAAAAAGGTCATAGTCCAGACCGGCGATTATACAGGGCGGTTATTTGCTGTTTATGTCAAATGGAGGATCCAGATAAGCTATTTTACAGTTTATTAGAGGTTCAGTTGTCTCGGCATGAACCTAGCTGCCTTGTTTATAATTACTTCATTGATGGAGCTGGTCATGCTGGAAAACCTGAGCTGGCCAGAGATGTATATGAAATGATGAAGAGAAACGGTATCACACCAAATTTGCAGTCTGACATTTTAATCTTGCAAAGTTACTTAAAAGCTGGAAAAATTGCTGATGCCTTAAATTACTTTCGTGACTTGTCAAATAGAAGAGGTCTAGGAAGAAAACTATGGAATAACATGGTTGTTGGGCTTTGTAAAGCTAACAAGCCTGGAAATGCATGGAACATGTTCTGGGAGATGAGGTCAACTCATTTGAGGCCAAGTATGGAATGCTATGAGGAACTTGTTAAGTTGCTTTGCTCACATAGAGATTATTATAAGGCTATTCTTCTGGTTGAAGACTTGATGCAAGTTGGTCGTCAGGTTTCATCCTTCATTGGCAATGTACTTTTGTTACACTCGTTACAAACTCATAGAGTCTTTAGTGCTTGGATGCACTCAAGAGACTTGCGCAATACGAAGGATCACAGCTTAGCTCTAGGCGATCTGATCAAGACTTTCTCTGGTGGTAGTGATCTGGAGAGTGATATTTTGCAAATTGAAGAACTGATTCGACAATGTTTTCCTCTTGACATCTACACTTACAATTTGTTGTTGAGAAAACTAACTATAAGCGAAATGGATCTTGCTTGTAATTACTTTGAGAGATTATGCAAGAAAGGATATGAGCCAAATAGATGGACTTATGACATATTAGTTCACGGTTTCTTAAAAGTTGGCCGGTCTTCTGAGGCTAGAAGATGGATGGAAGAAATGTTCAGTAAAGGTTTTGATCTGACTGAGGCTACAAAGACATTTGTTTAA
- the LOC125876794 gene encoding protein trichome birefringence-like 14, protein MKGGLKVPLISLILIGFVCASVIILAYVKSPFLSYWTPSQDRVFQISPDYKVKDEEVLRERNRSGQSEENVNFESSISNSSMKDKVTEEPITNTEIEGSAGIPPSFTQKGGDLKALEEKNSSREQENEVAAPLNSAGIAIENMTSDSKDHGCNYAKGRWVTDDSRPLYSGFHCKRWLSAMWACRLTQRTDFEYEKLRWRPRDCEMEEFTGVKFLKKMENKTLAFIGDSLGRQQFQSLMCMITGGEDRPDVLDVGRDYGLVKARHAVRPDGWAYRFPRTQTTILYYWSASLCNLTPINASNPLTDYAMHLDRPPAFLSRFLPRFDVLVLNTGHHWNRGKLNANRWVMYVDGVPNTNRKIADINGAKNLTIHSIIKWVDSQLPKYPGLKAFYRSISPRHFFNGDWNTGGTCDNTTPLSGGKEVLQDESSDAGAAEAVKGTAVKLLDITALSQLRDEGHISRYSIKSTPGVQDCLHWCLPGVPDTWNEVLFAQL, encoded by the exons ATGAAGGGAGGTTTAAAGGTTCCACTGATCTCTCTCATCCTTATTGGATTTGTCTGCGCCAGTGTTATTATTTTGGCATACGTGAAAAGCCCCTTTCTCTCTTATTGGACACCATCTCAAGATCGTGTCTTCCAGATTTCTCCAG ATTATAAAGTGAAAGATGAAGAAGTTTTAAGAGAAAGAAATAGATCAGGGCAATCAGAAGAAAATGTGAACTTTGAATCTTCCATTTCGAACTCTTCTATGAAGGATAAGGTGACAGAAGAACCGATTACTAATACTGAGATTGAAG GAAGTGCAGGTATTCCTCCCAGCTTTACCCAAAAAGGAGGAGATTTAAAAGctttggaagaaaaaaatagttcaagagAACAGGAAAATGAAGTCGCTGCTCCACTGAATTCTGCAGGCATCGCTATAGAAAATATGACATCTGACTCAAAAGATCATG GTTGTAATTATGCTAAAGGTAGATGGGTCACAGATGATAGTCGGCCTTTATATTCTGGATTTCACTGCAAGCGGTGGTTGTCAGCCATGTGGGCTTGCCGCTTGACACAGCGTACGGATTTTGAATATGAGAAACTACGTTGGAGACCAAGGGATTGCGAGATGGAAGAGTTTACAGGTGTTAAATTCCTGAAAAA GATGGAGAACAAAACTCTGGCCTTCATTGGGGATTCTCTTGGCAGACAACAATTCCAGTCGCTTATGTGTATGATTACTGGTGGTGAAGACAGACCTGATGTTCTCGACGTGGGGCGTGACTATGGTCTTGTAAAGGCTCGTCATGCTGTACGACCTGATGGATGGGCTTATCGATTTCCGAGGACCCAAACAACTATTCTTTACTATTGGTCTGCTAGTTTGTGTAACTTGACACCCATTAATGCCTCTAACCCTCTTACTGATTATGCCATGCACCTGGATCGTCCACCTGCATTTTTAAGTCGTTTCCTACCCAGATTTGATGTCCTTGTGCTAAACACAGGACACCATTGGAATAGAGGAAAGCTTAACGCCAACCGGTGGGTCATGTATGTGGATGGTGTTCCTAACACGAACAGGAAAATTGCAGATATTAATGGTGCCAAGAATCTTACAATTCACAGTATCATTAAATGGGTAGACTCGCAGCTGCCAAAATACCCTGGTCTTAAAGCATTTTACCGGTCTATATCGCCCAGACATTTTTTTAATGGAGATTGGAACACTGGAGGCACCTGCGATAACACCACTCCACTTTCTGGTGGAAAGGAGGTTCTACAAGATGAATCTAGTGATGCTGGTGCAGCAGAGGCGGTAAAAGGAACAGCTGTCAAGCTTTTGGACATCACAGCTTTGTCTCAGCTGAGAGATGAAGGTCATATATCTCGATACAGCATCAAATCAACACCTGGAGTGCAGGATTGTTTGCATTGGTGCTTGCCTGGTGTTCCAGATACATGGAATGAAGTTCTTTTTGCTCAACTTTAA